Proteins co-encoded in one Flavivirga eckloniae genomic window:
- a CDS encoding acetyltransferase gives MIVVGAKGFAKEILHMLLVDLNYKKEDIFFFDDVSPELDESLASNYTIIRSLEEVKQHIKTKNNSFILGLGSPKLRNNLYNKFIDLGGVPKSILSKSAQINDHDVTIGLGTSVLSGAIISSSAKLGIGCLVYYNSVVTHDCQIGDFVEISPNATILGRCKIGSYTSIGAGAIILPDVVLGEHVIVGAGAVVLKDVPDNCTIVGVPGRIIS, from the coding sequence ATGATTGTTGTAGGAGCTAAAGGTTTTGCCAAAGAAATACTTCACATGTTATTGGTTGATTTAAACTATAAAAAAGAAGATATATTCTTTTTTGATGATGTGTCACCTGAGCTAGATGAATCCTTAGCTTCAAACTATACCATAATAAGATCTTTAGAAGAGGTAAAACAACATATCAAAACTAAAAATAATAGTTTTATACTTGGACTGGGAAGCCCGAAATTGAGAAACAATTTATATAATAAATTTATCGACTTAGGGGGTGTTCCAAAATCAATACTATCAAAAAGCGCACAGATTAATGACCATGATGTAACCATTGGCTTAGGAACTTCGGTACTTTCAGGAGCAATCATATCAAGTAGTGCAAAACTGGGAATAGGATGTCTGGTTTACTACAATAGTGTCGTAACACATGATTGTCAGATAGGAGACTTTGTAGAAATATCGCCAAATGCGACTATTTTAGGCAGATGTAAAATAGGGAGTTACACCTCTATAGGAGCTGGGGCAATAATCTTACCAGATGTAGTATTGGGTGAACATGTCATTGTAGGAGCAGGGGCTGTAGTTTTAAAAGATGTACCGGATAATTGCACGATTGTAGGGGTTCCTGGTAGAATTATTAGTTAA
- a CDS encoding DegT/DnrJ/EryC1/StrS family aminotransferase has protein sequence MINVTKTFLPPQEEYNAILKRAWDKSWITNRGELVLELEDKLKNHLKTNALILTNNGTIPLQIALKIFANKGEVITTPFSYVATVSSIIWENCKPVFVDIHPEYFTIDETKIEAAITAKTTAILATHVFGNPCHVSVIENIAKKHGLKVIYDAAHCFGVSYKGESVFNYGNVSACSFHATKLFQTGEGGAIFCNDESYETLFYSHNFGHDGPLDFHGLGINGKMSELQAAMGLAVFPYIDHIIIERKKVVDYYKDTLASLPIQFLKIREGTTWNYSYFPVVFESEAILLKVLEQLNALEIYPRRYFYPSLNKLPYINTPEMPISESIASRILCLPVYLGLKNEDIDLMVNKIKQNVS, from the coding sequence ATGATAAATGTAACCAAAACATTTTTGCCTCCACAAGAGGAATATAATGCTATTCTAAAACGGGCATGGGATAAATCATGGATAACTAACAGGGGCGAGTTGGTTTTAGAGTTAGAGGATAAATTAAAAAACCATCTAAAAACGAACGCACTTATATTGACTAATAATGGAACCATTCCATTACAAATAGCATTAAAGATCTTTGCAAATAAAGGAGAGGTTATTACAACGCCTTTTTCGTATGTAGCAACAGTGTCTTCAATTATTTGGGAAAATTGCAAACCTGTTTTTGTCGATATACATCCGGAATATTTTACTATAGATGAAACCAAAATCGAAGCTGCTATTACTGCTAAAACTACAGCGATTTTGGCAACTCACGTTTTTGGGAATCCATGTCATGTATCGGTTATTGAAAACATTGCAAAAAAGCATGGTCTTAAGGTAATATATGATGCAGCTCATTGTTTTGGTGTGTCTTACAAAGGAGAATCTGTCTTTAATTATGGTAATGTGAGTGCTTGTAGTTTCCATGCGACTAAGTTGTTTCAAACAGGAGAAGGAGGTGCTATATTTTGTAATGATGAAAGTTATGAGACCTTATTTTATAGTCATAATTTTGGGCATGACGGACCACTAGATTTTCATGGTTTAGGTATAAACGGTAAAATGTCCGAACTCCAGGCCGCTATGGGACTTGCTGTTTTTCCTTATATCGATCATATAATAATAGAGCGGAAAAAAGTAGTAGATTATTATAAGGACACATTGGCTAGCTTACCAATTCAATTTTTAAAAATACGTGAAGGAACTACATGGAATTATAGTTATTTTCCGGTGGTTTTTGAAAGTGAAGCCATACTATTAAAAGTTTTAGAACAGTTAAATGCCCTCGAAATTTATCCACGAAGGTATTTTTATCCTTCACTCAATAAATTGCCTTATATTAATACCCCGGAAATGCCAATATCGGAATCGATTGCTTCAAGAATACTATGTTTACCTGTTTATTTAGGATTAAAAAATGAGGACATTGATTTGATGGTAAATAAAATAAAACAAAATGTATCATGA
- a CDS encoding class I SAM-dependent methyltransferase, whose protein sequence is MFKILKKIKRKIKKPRGSFSCSVCGTDAVNLMPLPQKYLRSFDKFGFVHSIFLFETLNLFNYSCEKCSSADRSRLMALYLTDYFNKNNADKSLSLLDIAPTKHLQDYFKKHIVSGKYRTADLAMEGVDDKIDIQDMKLYEDNTWDVIICSHVLEHVKNDQKAIDEIYRVLKEGGIAILMVPIILEIDKSVEADKNKSYTEAERWKYFGQEDHERLYSKSDFMERITNSGFKMNALDINYFGKEVYERFGISRTSVLYVVKK, encoded by the coding sequence ATGTTTAAAATTTTAAAAAAAATAAAGAGAAAAATTAAAAAACCTAGAGGGAGTTTCTCTTGCTCTGTTTGTGGAACCGATGCTGTTAATTTAATGCCATTACCGCAAAAATATTTAAGGTCGTTTGATAAATTTGGGTTTGTACACTCCATCTTTTTATTTGAGACATTAAACCTGTTTAACTATTCGTGCGAAAAGTGTAGTTCGGCAGATAGATCGAGGTTGATGGCTTTGTATTTAACAGATTACTTTAATAAAAACAATGCAGATAAAAGCCTGTCTTTATTAGATATAGCGCCAACAAAACATTTACAAGATTATTTTAAAAAACATATTGTTTCAGGAAAATATCGTACTGCAGATTTAGCCATGGAAGGTGTAGACGATAAAATCGATATACAGGACATGAAACTGTATGAAGATAATACCTGGGATGTTATTATTTGCTCTCATGTTCTAGAGCATGTAAAAAACGATCAAAAAGCCATTGACGAAATATATAGAGTGCTTAAAGAAGGAGGTATAGCAATCTTAATGGTGCCAATTATATTGGAAATTGATAAATCTGTTGAAGCAGATAAAAATAAAAGCTATACAGAGGCAGAACGTTGGAAATATTTTGGACAAGAAGACCATGAACGTCTTTATAGTAAATCTGATTTTATGGAGCGAATTACTAATTCTGGCTTTAAAATGAACGCACTAGACATCAACTATTTTGGAAAGGAAGTATATGAGAGGTTTGGAATTAGCAGAACGAGTGTTTTATATGTTGTAAAGAAATGA
- a CDS encoding ABC transporter ATP-binding protein produces the protein MSNNDTILKVENLSKQYRLGLIGTGTISHDLNRWWYKIRGKEDPYLKIGDVNDRSTKGNSDYVWALKDIGFEVKKGQVLGIIGKNGAGKSTLLKILSKVTSPTTGKIKTRGRIASLLEVGTGFHSEMTGRENIFLNGAILGMTKKEIRSKIEEIIAFSGCERYIDTPVKRYSSGMTVRLAFAVAAFLEPEILVIDEVLAVGDAEFQKKAIGKMKDIAKGEGRTVLFVSHNMSAIKSLCTEAILIDKGRVIYRGTPEDTVDEYLKTEKKSNVLNKEWSIEEAPGSADCKLLGVRANVPEKSLFISNDLELEFNIENLSDKERDLNISIVFYTSSETPAFNVISDVYKCNTGKFTITAIIPKNLLNVDTYSVRALLVEDTSKPLCNEYNVLQLSFLEDKRDVSWYGKWIGAVRPQELITWQISQHNV, from the coding sequence ATGAGTAATAACGATACCATATTAAAAGTAGAGAACTTATCTAAACAATATCGATTGGGATTGATAGGTACAGGTACTATTAGTCACGATCTTAATAGATGGTGGTATAAAATAAGAGGTAAAGAAGATCCTTATTTAAAGATTGGAGATGTAAATGATAGAAGCACAAAAGGAAATTCAGATTATGTATGGGCGTTAAAAGATATTGGTTTTGAAGTAAAAAAAGGGCAGGTTTTAGGTATTATTGGTAAAAATGGAGCGGGTAAATCTACGTTGCTAAAAATATTATCAAAGGTTACGAGTCCAACCACTGGAAAAATTAAAACCAGAGGCCGAATAGCCTCGTTGCTTGAGGTAGGAACCGGGTTTCATTCGGAAATGACAGGACGGGAAAACATCTTTTTAAATGGAGCTATTTTAGGAATGACCAAAAAGGAGATTCGTTCTAAAATCGAGGAAATCATTGCGTTTTCTGGTTGCGAGCGTTACATTGATACACCGGTAAAGCGATACTCGTCTGGGATGACAGTACGATTAGCATTTGCGGTAGCTGCGTTTTTAGAACCCGAAATATTAGTGATTGATGAGGTTTTGGCTGTTGGAGATGCAGAGTTCCAAAAAAAGGCTATTGGTAAGATGAAAGATATAGCTAAAGGGGAAGGGCGCACCGTACTTTTTGTAAGTCATAATATGTCGGCAATTAAAAGCTTGTGCACAGAAGCTATATTGATAGATAAAGGAAGGGTTATTTATAGAGGTACACCAGAAGATACAGTTGATGAATATTTAAAAACAGAGAAAAAATCGAATGTTTTAAATAAGGAATGGTCTATTGAAGAGGCTCCAGGAAGTGCCGATTGTAAATTGTTAGGAGTACGGGCAAATGTGCCAGAGAAGTCTTTATTTATTTCTAATGATTTGGAATTAGAGTTCAATATTGAAAATTTAAGCGATAAAGAAAGAGATTTAAATATTAGTATAGTATTTTACACAAGTTCTGAAACACCGGCATTTAATGTTATATCTGATGTTTATAAATGCAATACAGGAAAATTTACAATAACAGCTATAATTCCTAAAAACTTATTAAATGTAGATACTTATTCTGTTAGGGCTTTATTGGTTGAAGATACTTCTAAACCGTTATGTAACGAGTATAATGTATTACAATTATCCTTTTTAGAGGATAAAAGGGACGTATCCTGGTACGGCAAATGGATTGGAGCTGTAAGGCCACAAGAATTAATAACATGGCAAATCTCTCAACATAATGTTTAA
- a CDS encoding polysaccharide pyruvyl transferase family protein, protein MGIRLFWWQGKRQDGRENYGDLMSKYLVEKISNEKVKTVLNPSKRRYKYLLKHYLSIGSIVSYANKKSIVWGSGIIKNNDTIRNAKFLAVRGPLTRAGIIEKGFSCPEIYGDPALLIPCYYNKQVSKKYAIGIIPHYVDYEEVNKRFKDNDAVKVIDLLTYDVEKTTDEILECEQIISSSLHGVIVSHAYHIPALWVKFSDKLFGDDIKFYDYFESVGIAFKETISIPVKDLTVDTIEALFLQNKSVMTINPSLLKQRQEGLLKSCPFN, encoded by the coding sequence ATGGGGATTAGATTGTTTTGGTGGCAAGGAAAAAGACAAGATGGAAGAGAGAATTATGGCGATTTGATGTCTAAATATCTTGTAGAAAAAATATCTAATGAAAAGGTGAAAACTGTTTTGAATCCCTCAAAGCGGCGTTATAAATATTTGCTGAAACATTATTTGTCTATTGGAAGTATTGTTTCATATGCTAATAAAAAATCTATTGTTTGGGGTAGTGGTATTATTAAAAATAACGATACTATTAGAAATGCTAAATTTTTGGCAGTAAGAGGCCCTTTAACAAGAGCTGGTATTATAGAAAAAGGCTTTAGTTGTCCCGAAATTTATGGAGATCCGGCTTTACTAATACCCTGCTACTATAATAAACAAGTTTCAAAAAAATATGCAATAGGTATTATTCCTCATTACGTAGATTATGAAGAGGTTAACAAGCGTTTTAAAGATAATGATGCAGTTAAAGTTATAGATTTGCTTACGTATGATGTTGAAAAAACAACAGACGAGATTTTAGAATGTGAACAAATTATTTCGTCTTCATTACATGGCGTAATAGTTTCTCATGCGTATCATATACCAGCATTATGGGTTAAGTTTTCTGATAAGCTTTTTGGGGACGATATTAAGTTTTATGATTATTTCGAATCGGTTGGTATCGCATTTAAAGAAACAATTAGTATTCCTGTAAAAGACTTAACGGTAGATACTATAGAAGCATTGTTTTTACAAAATAAATCTGTAATGACGATTAACCCAAGTTTATTAAAACAACGCCAAGAAGGCTTGTTAAAATCATGTCCGTTTAATTAA
- a CDS encoding ABC transporter permease translates to MKEEQWLYTISSKKRLIDLNFNEIWRYRDLLVLFVKRDVITVYKQTILGPLWYFIQPLFTSLIFTLVFNNLANIPTGDGVPDLLFNLAGITSWNYFSECLKGTSDTFKKNQNIFGKVYFPRVIMPMSVVVSNLLKFGIQLLVFITFYVYFVFFTDHAENAIPQFELLLFPLIILLMGLLGLGFGMIISSMTTKYRDLTFLVGFGIQLLMYASAVMYPLDLIRRKVEEGKIPVIAGQFIEYNPMTTIVELFRYMTLGIGDYSLAKLIYVSVVSVAIFLAGLIVFNKTEKSFIDNV, encoded by the coding sequence TTGAAAGAAGAACAGTGGTTATATACAATCTCTTCCAAAAAGCGTTTGATTGATTTAAATTTCAATGAAATATGGAGGTATCGAGATTTATTGGTGTTGTTTGTAAAGAGAGATGTAATTACTGTATATAAACAAACCATTTTAGGACCTTTATGGTATTTTATTCAGCCATTATTTACCTCATTAATTTTTACACTAGTTTTTAATAATTTGGCCAATATACCTACAGGAGATGGGGTGCCAGATTTATTATTTAACTTGGCAGGCATTACTTCATGGAATTACTTTAGCGAGTGTTTAAAGGGAACAAGCGATACCTTTAAAAAGAATCAAAACATTTTTGGGAAAGTCTACTTTCCAAGGGTTATCATGCCAATGTCCGTCGTAGTTTCTAATCTTCTTAAGTTTGGAATTCAGCTATTAGTATTCATAACGTTTTACGTTTATTTTGTATTCTTTACTGACCATGCTGAAAATGCGATTCCTCAATTTGAGCTTTTATTATTCCCGCTTATAATTTTATTAATGGGACTTTTAGGTCTAGGCTTTGGAATGATAATTTCATCTATGACCACTAAATATAGAGATTTAACGTTTTTAGTGGGGTTTGGAATCCAATTACTTATGTATGCTTCGGCAGTTATGTATCCTTTGGATTTAATAAGAAGAAAAGTTGAAGAAGGAAAAATACCAGTGATCGCAGGACAGTTTATTGAATATAACCCAATGACAACTATTGTAGAATTATTTCGGTATATGACCTTAGGAATAGGCGACTATTCATTAGCAAAACTAATATATGTATCAGTTGTTAGTGTTGCTATATTTTTAGCCGGTTTAATTGTTTTTAACAAAACAGAAAAAAGCTTTATAGATAACGTATAA